Within the Butyrivibrio sp. AE3004 genome, the region CAATCCTGCATATTCCCTTAGTACCTTTACCGATTTTTTTTCCTTTTCCTGTTTTCTTATCCGTATTCCTACCATTTTTCATACCGGAATCTTCAGTTAAAACAGTTACATTTTTTAAAAATTCTTTGGAAAAATCTATAAACGGTACTATATCACTTTCTTTAGCTGCTTTAATTCTGCCGTTAATACAGTACAGACCTTTATTTAGACTAATATCTCCGTCTTTTGTAAGCACTGCTAAGAAGTGTCCTTCCCCTTTTATCCTATGTGGCCATAACCTTGCAGTACATTTAGAAACATCTTCGTCATTACACTCAGGAATAGTTTGAAAAAATCCTTCTTCGGTATCTTTCTTATCCGGCAAAGCAAGAACTTTTGAAACATTTGAAATGTCACCATGAATCATGCCTTCATAAATTTTTATTTCAACAGGCTTTAATCCCCAAGAAAGGAGCTTTGCAACTTGAAGTTCATCCTCTTCCGGCGCAAAAGTACATGTTGAATAAACAAGTTTACCACCCGGCGCAAGCATTTTTACGGCCTCTTTTAAAATATCAGTCTGCCTTTTTGCACATGTAATGACATTTTCCATGCTCCAGTTTTCTATAGCTTCATCATTTTTTCTAAACATACCTTCACCGGAACATGGTGCATCTACAAGGATTTTATCAAAGTACCCCTCAAAAAATTCAGATAACTGCTGAGGTCTCATATTAGTCACAAGAGTGTTTTTTATGCCTAAACGCTCAATATTAAGCGATAGTATCTGTGCTCTTTTTTTATCAATCTCATTGGATACCAAAATCCCTTGATTATCCATTTTGGTAGCAATCTGAGTGCTTTTCCCACCCGGAGCTGCACAAAGATCCAATATTTTTTCTCCGGGCTTTGGATCAAGATAATGCACGGGTGACATGGCACTTGGCTCCTGTATGTAATAAGCACCCGCTTCATGAAGTGAATGTTTCCCCGGCGAACCATCTGTATATACATGTCCCAAAGGCTCCCACAGGACATTTTCATCAAATTGAACATCCAGTGCACATTCAATATCTTCAAAACTGCCCTTTAAAGGATTAACCCTTACAGCGCCTGTTCTTTTATTTTCCAATGCTTCAAGAAACGTATCAAATTCTGTTCCGAGAATAGCATTTATTCTATTTTTAAAAATAATATCAAAGCTCATCTTTATGCTCTTTTAAATATCGCTTTATTCCTCTGAAGGTTTCAGGACTAATAATGTGTTCTATCCTACAAGCGTCATTTTCTGCAATTTCTTCATTAACCTTTGCGGTAAGCATAAGAAATTTTGTCAGATTCGTATGTTTCTCATAAATACTTTTGGCCTTTTTCTTGCCTTCATCTGTTAGTTCAAGCTCACCATAATCTGATACATTTAAAAAACCATTTTCTTTTAATATACCTACGGCCCTGGATACACTTGGTCTTGAAAATCCAAGTTCATTAGCCACATCTATAGAACGGACAAATCCATTTTTCTTTTTTAGCAAATATATAGTTTCAATATAGTCTTCACCAGATTCCTGCATAACAACATACCCTCCTATTCTAAAAAAAAGAATATTTTTATTTGATTATTGCAGATAAGCTGATGGTTTGCAACTTAATAGTCAATTACACATTGAAAACAAACATTTTAACGTGAAAAGACCGATGTGCAATCACACATCGGTCTTATATTCATCTTCGCTGCAAATTATTTTGCATAATCAGTTGCTCTGCTTTCACGAATGATATTAACTTTAATCTGTCCGGGATATTCCATCTCGTTCTCTATCTTCTTAGCAATATCTCTAGCCATTAATACCATATCGGAATCACTTACCTGTTCAGGAACAACCATTACCCTGACTTCTCTTCCGGCCTGAATAGCAAAGGAATGATCAACCCCTTTAAAGCTGTTGGTTATCTCCTCGAGTTCTTTCAGTCGGCTGGTATAGGTCTCAAGAGTTTCTCTTCTTGCACCCGGCCTTGCAGCTGAAATTGTATCAGCGGCCTGAACTATAACAGCTATCAGTGACTGAGGTTCTACATCACCATGATGTGCCTCAACTGCATTGATGACGGTTGCAGATTCTTTGTACTTCTTACAAATATCAACGCCAAGAGAAATATGTGATCCTTCCATTTCATGATCAACGGCTTTACCGATATCATGTAAAAGACCGGCTCTCTTAGCTATACGAACATCAAGTTCAAGCTCTGAAGCCATAAGTCCACAAAGCTGTGATACTTCAACAGAATGCTTAAGTGCATTCTGACCATAACTTGTACGGAAACGCATACGGCCAAGAAGTTTGATGATTTCGGGATGAAGTCCGTGAACACCAGCTTCAAGTGCAGCATTCTCTCCTTCTTCCTTAATCTTATTAGCAACTTCTTTTTGTGCTTTCTCAACCATTTCTTCAATTCTGGCCGGATGAATACGTCCATCCACAATCAGCTTCTCAAGTGCGATACGGGCAACTTCTCTTCTGATGGGATCAAAACCTGAAATAACAACTGCCTCCGGTGTATCGTCAATAATAAGATCAACACCTGTCATTGTTTCAAGAGTTCTGATGTTTCTACCCTCACGTCCGATTATTCGTCCCTTCATTTCATCATTAGGAAGCTGAACTACTGAAATAGTAGTTTCTGAAACATGGTCTGCAGCACATCTCTGAATAGCGTTGACTACAATTTCCTTAGCACGTTTATCTGCTTCTTCCTTAGCTTCCGCTTCCATGTTTTTAATCATGACTGCGGATTCATGCTTTACGTCATCTTCAACAATTTTCAAAAGATACTCTTTTGCTTGCTCGGAGGTTAAGCCTGAGATTTTCTCAAGTTCCTGTCTTCTCTGCTCATCAAGCTTCGCAACCTCTTGCGTCTTTTTGTTTAATGCATCTTCCCGTGCATTTAAACCGGCTTCTTTCTTCTCAATTGCTTCTGATCTCTTTTCGACATTCTCTTCTTTCTGCTGAACTCTACGTTCTGAACGTTGAACCTCTGCTCTCCTATCCCTCACTTCTTTTTCAAGTTCATTTCTTGCTTTAAGTGATTCTTCTTTAATCTCGAGGAGTTTTTCGCGCTTCGATTCATCGGCAGCTCTTACAGCATCGTCGATGATTTTTCTTGCCCTTTCTTCAGCGCTACCGATTTTACTTTCATTCTCAGCGTCAATTTTCTTTTGACGCGAATTCATAACAAAAGCGGTTACTGCTACTGAAACGACAAGAGTTGCTACTGCTACAATAATTGTAGGCATACAGGAGCACCTCCTTATTCAATTTTCATTGTACGATATTTTGTATAAAATGATTTTAACAATCTATATTTCATACAATATAACAACATATTAAGTTTACGCTCAGATGCCGCTTGTGTCAAGAGATAACGCTTTTGTAATGACTTCATTTCCGAAGCCTTTTCTGTATAAAAAAGCCATCAGTTTTTGCTTTTCCTCATATGTGATCGTATCAGGATCATAATGTTTCTTACGAAGCAGACTTACACATATATCCAGTTCCGGGTTATTTTTTTCCTCCCGATAAGCGTTTTCTATAATTCTGTCTATTATATCCGTTCTTATTCCTTTTTGCATAAGATCCTGACGAATTCTGTTTCTACTCCTTGATTCCATATGATATCTTGTATAGTCCTCTGCAAAACGTTCATCATCAATATATCTGTATGATTTCAAATACTCTATGGTATCATCAATTATAGGCTCGGGATAAAACCCTTCCTTTAATTTCTCTCTAAGCTTGTACTCAGTATAATCACGTTTCTGTAATAAATTCATAGCTCGTATCTTAGCTCTTTTAGGAATAACAATATTACATATTTCATCAAAAACAGGCGAAGAAATCTCTTCGCCCGTACATAATTTAAAATTTTTAATTTCACCTCTGTATAGGATAAAAGCGAATTCACCGTCAATAAAAATTTTTGATCTTTTATTATCCAACGGTATAATATTCGAAACAATCATATACATTAAGCCTCTTCATTTTTTGATGCCTTTGCTTTTTTGCCGGTAACAGGTGTTTCTTCGGCGTTTTCGCTGCTGTCTCCATCAAGTCCGTAATGTGCTCTAACCTTTGCAGCAATCTCTTCAAGAATTTCAGGATGTTCGCTAAGATAATTTTTGGCATTCTCACGGCCCTGTCCTATCTTATCGCTTCCATACTGATACCATGCGCCACTCTTATTAACAATATCGACAGCTGCTGCAAGATCCAGTACATCTCCTGTATATGAGATTCCTTTGCCATACATAATATCAAATTCTGCTTCTTTAAAAGGTGGAGCAATCTTATTTTTTACAATTTTAACTCTTGTTCTGTTACCGATTGATTCACCGCCCTGCTTTAATGTTTCTATTCTTCTGACATCCATACGAACCGAAGAATAAAACTTCAGCGCACGTCCACCGGTTGTTGTTTCGGGGTTACCAAACATAACTCCAACCTTCTCACGAAGCTGATTTATAAAGATTACAGTGCAATTTGACTTACTAATAACAGCTGTGAGTTTACGAAGGGCCTGAGACATAAGTCTTGCCTG harbors:
- a CDS encoding regulatory protein RecX encodes the protein MIVSNIIPLDNKRSKIFIDGEFAFILYRGEIKNFKLCTGEEISSPVFDEICNIVIPKRAKIRAMNLLQKRDYTEYKLREKLKEGFYPEPIIDDTIEYLKSYRYIDDERFAEDYTRYHMESRSRNRIRQDLMQKGIRTDIIDRIIENAYREEKNNPELDICVSLLRKKHYDPDTITYEEKQKLMAFLYRKGFGNEVITKALSLDTSGI
- the rny gene encoding ribonuclease Y; protein product: MPTIIVAVATLVVSVAVTAFVMNSRQKKIDAENESKIGSAEERARKIIDDAVRAADESKREKLLEIKEESLKARNELEKEVRDRRAEVQRSERRVQQKEENVEKRSEAIEKKEAGLNAREDALNKKTQEVAKLDEQRRQELEKISGLTSEQAKEYLLKIVEDDVKHESAVMIKNMEAEAKEEADKRAKEIVVNAIQRCAADHVSETTISVVQLPNDEMKGRIIGREGRNIRTLETMTGVDLIIDDTPEAVVISGFDPIRREVARIALEKLIVDGRIHPARIEEMVEKAQKEVANKIKEEGENAALEAGVHGLHPEIIKLLGRMRFRTSYGQNALKHSVEVSQLCGLMASELELDVRIAKRAGLLHDIGKAVDHEMEGSHISLGVDICKKYKESATVINAVEAHHGDVEPQSLIAVIVQAADTISAARPGARRETLETYTSRLKELEEITNSFKGVDHSFAIQAGREVRVMVVPEQVSDSDMVLMARDIAKKIENEMEYPGQIKVNIIRESRATDYAK
- a CDS encoding metal-dependent transcriptional regulator; this encodes MQESGEDYIETIYLLKKKNGFVRSIDVANELGFSRPSVSRAVGILKENGFLNVSDYGELELTDEGKKKAKSIYEKHTNLTKFLMLTAKVNEEIAENDACRIEHIISPETFRGIKRYLKEHKDEL
- a CDS encoding RsmB/NOP family class I SAM-dependent RNA methyltransferase; translation: MSFDIIFKNRINAILGTEFDTFLEALENKRTGAVRVNPLKGSFEDIECALDVQFDENVLWEPLGHVYTDGSPGKHSLHEAGAYYIQEPSAMSPVHYLDPKPGEKILDLCAAPGGKSTQIATKMDNQGILVSNEIDKKRAQILSLNIERLGIKNTLVTNMRPQQLSEFFEGYFDKILVDAPCSGEGMFRKNDEAIENWSMENVITCAKRQTDILKEAVKMLAPGGKLVYSTCTFAPEEDELQVAKLLSWGLKPVEIKIYEGMIHGDISNVSKVLALPDKKDTEEGFFQTIPECNDEDVSKCTARLWPHRIKGEGHFLAVLTKDGDISLNKGLYCINGRIKAAKESDIVPFIDFSKEFLKNVTVLTEDSGMKNGRNTDKKTGKGKKIGKGTKGICRIDGDLCGTPFLFGDQLYLAPEGMPGINGLTIMRPGLHLGTIKNGRFEPSHSLALALNPQNVVLTYELNKQLLKHDDNKAMEFIGGMSFREQGLDNGWYLITTYGYSLGWAKYAGGILKNHYPKGLRIYI
- the recA gene encoding recombinase RecA, with protein sequence MEREDKQKALEAALGQIEKQFGKGAVMKLGDPSAQMSVETTPTGSLSLDIALGLGGIPKGRIVEIYGPESSGKTTVTLHMIAEVQKRGGIAGFIDAEHALDPVYAKNIGVDVDNLYISQPDSGEQALEICETMVRSGAIDIVVVDSVAALVPKAEIDGDMGDSHVGLQARLMSQALRKLTAVISKSNCTVIFINQLREKVGVMFGNPETTTGGRALKFYSSVRMDVRRIETLKQGGESIGNRTRVKIVKNKIAPPFKEAEFDIMYGKGISYTGDVLDLAAAVDIVNKSGAWYQYGSDKIGQGRENAKNYLSEHPEILEEIAAKVRAHYGLDGDSSENAEETPVTGKKAKASKNEEA